A window of Sporocytophaga myxococcoides contains these coding sequences:
- a CDS encoding M28 family peptidase: MKTLLFLGSIIFLISALFYFLTTPLLGFAKPGIVPIPVSSERLKNDVKVLCTTSKPRNYKNINALNEAAAYIFNEFRKNGLNPQEQKYTADGNEYKNIISTYGPLDAPRMIIGAHYDVCLDHAGADDNASGVAGLLEIGRLLDSLKPTLKYRVDLVAYTLEEPPYFRTANMGSAIHSKYIIENNIPFKAMICLEMIGYFSEKPKSQEYPVGILKTIYPSTGNFIAVVGRIGEKAWLRM, translated from the coding sequence ATGAAAACACTTTTATTCTTAGGAAGCATTATTTTTCTTATTAGTGCTTTATTCTATTTTTTAACCACTCCACTATTGGGATTTGCTAAACCAGGTATAGTACCTATTCCTGTTTCTTCTGAAAGATTAAAAAATGATGTGAAGGTATTATGTACTACTAGCAAGCCCAGAAACTATAAAAATATTAATGCTTTAAATGAAGCTGCCGCTTATATTTTTAATGAGTTCCGGAAAAATGGATTAAATCCTCAAGAACAAAAATATACAGCAGATGGCAATGAATATAAAAATATCATTAGCACTTACGGGCCTTTAGATGCACCGAGAATGATTATTGGTGCTCATTACGATGTATGCTTGGATCATGCAGGGGCAGATGATAATGCAAGTGGTGTTGCAGGTCTTTTAGAAATCGGGAGGCTTCTGGATTCTTTGAAACCGACATTAAAATACAGAGTTGATCTTGTTGCTTACACATTGGAAGAACCACCATATTTCAGAACAGCAAATATGGGAAGTGCTATCCATTCTAAGTATATCATTGAGAACAACATTCCTTTCAAAGCAATGATCTGCCTTGAGATGATCGGATATTTTTCTGAGAAACCTAAATCGCAAGAATATCCTGTTGGGATTTTAAAAACTATTTATCCATCTACAGGAAATTTTATTGCAGTGGTAGGAAGGATTGGAGAAAAAGCCTGGTTAAGAATGTAA
- a CDS encoding PASTA domain-containing protein translates to MKLIVPNLLIITLTAIIVFIGTFKFLNLYTLRNEHIVVPNLIGIPVDKIPHIEQLNFKITDSIYDKNLQRGIIVSQFPMPSSEVKPNRTISITYNRKTSRLISIPNVIDQPAKDGIQIIKNAGFLIGKIDTIINNFPIVISISSNGQVLKGREQLQEGSIINFQVGKEE, encoded by the coding sequence ATGAAATTAATTGTCCCCAATTTATTAATTATTACTCTTACAGCAATTATAGTATTCATTGGCACATTTAAATTTTTGAATTTATATACTTTAAGAAATGAACATATAGTAGTTCCAAACCTCATTGGAATACCGGTTGATAAAATTCCCCACATAGAACAATTGAACTTTAAAATTACTGATTCTATTTATGATAAAAATTTACAAAGAGGGATTATAGTGAGTCAATTTCCTATGCCAAGTTCGGAAGTAAAACCTAATAGAACTATATCGATTACCTATAATAGAAAAACTTCCAGGTTAATTTCTATACCCAATGTAATTGACCAACCAGCAAAAGATGGAATTCAAATTATTAAAAATGCTGGATTCCTCATTGGCAAAATTGACACGATTATAAATAATTTTCCTATTGTTATATCAATAAGCTCAAATGGACAGGTACTAAAAGGAAGAGAACAACTTCAAGAAGGAAGCATAATAAATTTTCAAGTGGGTAAGGAAGAGTAA
- a CDS encoding peptidase U32 family protein yields the protein MRDKIEVMAPAGSFEAFMAAIQGGADSIYFGVDQLNMRARAANNFLLEDLPEIGRIAREHNVKTYVTLNTILYDHDMSIMKRIIDSIKENGLTAIIAADHAAIQYAFTKGVEVHLSTQVNVTNLETVKFYAMFSDVIVLSRELSLKQIKDITDGIRREDVRGPKGELVRIEIFAHGALCMAVSGKCYLSLHTANSSANRGACQQNCRRTYKVIDLEDGHELEIDNEYIMSPKDLCTINFLDEVIASGVTVLKLEGRGRAPEYVKTVTKCYREAVDAYLDDTFTDEKLQDWMNRLETVYNRGFWSGYYLGQKLGEWTNKHGSSATTRKIFLGKGVRYFPKVKVAEFILETHKLKIGDEVLIIGPTTGVVETTITEIRVDDKQVEEVGKGISFSIPLEETIRSSDKIYKVVPAND from the coding sequence ATGAGAGATAAGATTGAAGTAATGGCACCGGCAGGCTCTTTTGAAGCCTTCATGGCCGCAATTCAGGGTGGAGCTGACTCGATATATTTTGGAGTAGATCAGTTGAACATGAGAGCTCGTGCTGCCAATAACTTCCTTTTGGAGGATTTACCCGAAATAGGCCGTATTGCAAGAGAACATAATGTAAAAACTTATGTAACGCTCAATACTATCCTTTACGATCATGATATGAGCATCATGAAGCGTATCATCGACTCTATAAAAGAAAACGGACTTACTGCCATTATAGCTGCTGACCACGCAGCCATTCAATACGCTTTTACCAAAGGTGTGGAAGTACATCTTTCTACTCAGGTGAATGTTACCAACCTTGAGACTGTTAAGTTTTATGCAATGTTCTCTGATGTCATTGTGCTTTCAAGAGAATTAAGCTTAAAGCAAATCAAAGACATTACTGATGGTATCAGACGAGAAGATGTAAGAGGTCCGAAAGGCGAACTGGTTCGTATTGAAATTTTCGCTCACGGTGCACTGTGTATGGCGGTATCTGGTAAATGTTATCTGAGCCTGCACACTGCCAACTCTTCGGCTAATCGCGGTGCTTGTCAGCAGAACTGCAGACGTACTTACAAAGTAATAGATCTTGAAGATGGACATGAACTGGAGATAGACAATGAATACATCATGTCTCCTAAAGATTTATGTACGATCAACTTCCTTGATGAAGTCATAGCAAGCGGTGTGACAGTATTAAAACTGGAAGGCAGAGGCCGTGCACCGGAATATGTAAAAACAGTTACCAAATGCTACAGAGAAGCTGTTGACGCTTATCTGGATGATACCTTTACAGATGAAAAACTTCAGGACTGGATGAACAGACTTGAAACTGTTTATAACAGAGGCTTCTGGAGCGGCTATTATCTGGGACAAAAACTTGGTGAATGGACTAACAAACATGGTTCTTCCGCTACTACCCGTAAGATATTCCTTGGTAAAGGAGTACGCTACTTCCCTAAAGTAAAAGTGGCAGAATTTATTCTGGAAACGCATAAACTTAAGATTGGAGACGAGGTGCTGATCATCGGGCCTACAACAGGGGTTGTAGAAACCACCATCACTGAAATCAGAGTGGATGACAAACAGGTAGAGGAAGTTGGAAAGGGTATTTCATTTTCCATACCTCTTGAAGAAACGATTCGTAGCAGCGATAAAATCTATAAAGTAGTTCCGGCCAATGATTAA
- a CDS encoding serine hydrolase domain-containing protein encodes MEKVFNKTISSPKIHEAVLYIENSLGDFSENYGYGGRDINSPMIAASITKMFTTACILKLYELGKLSLSDKISNYFDKEILNKLHIFKGRDYSSDLTISNLLFQTSGLPDEFESSNNSKTLKTFLEKDIELTFDEIVTNTKKLKPHFAPNGRKAYYSNINFDLLGKIIEKVTELPLAEVYKQFVFGQLKMNNTYLPTNENDFVPHIYYKNQKIERPKLISSCGASGGCITTPKDLMIFSKSFWSGKLFDKKLFNELSIYHKLQFSKGPISYGGGYMKFNVGGLMTMFIGKGELLGHSGSTGSFAFFYPHKDLHFVGDLNQMANPAMPIRFLLKLVMETKKYK; translated from the coding sequence ATGGAAAAAGTATTTAATAAAACGATTTCATCACCCAAAATACACGAAGCGGTTTTGTATATAGAAAACTCGCTGGGGGATTTTTCCGAAAATTATGGTTATGGTGGCAGAGATATTAATTCGCCTATGATAGCAGCAAGTATAACAAAAATGTTTACTACCGCTTGCATTTTGAAACTTTATGAACTAGGAAAATTGTCGTTAAGTGATAAAATCAGCAATTATTTTGACAAAGAAATATTAAACAAACTTCACATTTTCAAAGGTCGTGATTATTCATCTGACTTGACAATATCCAATTTACTTTTTCAAACAAGTGGTTTGCCTGACGAGTTTGAGAGTTCTAACAATTCGAAAACATTGAAAACATTTTTAGAAAAAGATATAGAATTAACTTTTGATGAAATAGTTACAAACACAAAGAAGTTAAAGCCTCATTTTGCACCCAATGGAAGAAAGGCATACTACTCGAATATTAACTTTGATTTATTGGGAAAAATCATAGAAAAGGTCACAGAGCTACCTTTGGCAGAAGTTTACAAGCAATTTGTTTTTGGACAATTGAAAATGAATAATACTTATTTACCAACAAATGAAAATGATTTTGTACCACATATTTATTATAAAAACCAAAAAATAGAACGACCAAAATTAATTTCATCGTGTGGTGCAAGTGGTGGTTGCATCACGACACCGAAAGACTTAATGATTTTTAGCAAATCATTTTGGAGTGGAAAATTATTTGACAAAAAACTTTTTAATGAGCTTTCCATTTATCATAAACTACAATTCTCAAAAGGTCCAATTTCATACGGTGGTGGTTATATGAAATTCAACGTAGGTGGACTTATGACAATGTTTATAGGCAAAGGCGAATTGCTTGGACACTCTGGTTCTACAGGTTCATTTGCTTTTTTTTATCCGCACAAAGATCTGCATTTTGTCGGCGACCTTAACCAAATGGCAAATCCTGCTATGCCAATAAGGTTTTTATTAAAACTTGTTATGGAAACAAAAAAATATAAATAG
- a CDS encoding ferredoxin produces MIKIIQQREKCIGCNYCVEVAPDRWAMSKKDGKSVLIGSKDKKGFHAVDVSEVELDANKKAAELCPVKIIQVIQK; encoded by the coding sequence ATGATTAAGATCATTCAGCAGAGAGAAAAGTGCATCGGCTGCAATTATTGTGTTGAAGTGGCCCCTGATCGCTGGGCGATGTCTAAGAAAGATGGCAAGAGTGTACTCATCGGATCAAAAGATAAAAAAGGTTTTCACGCTGTAGACGTTTCGGAAGTAGAACTGGATGCGAATAAAAAGGCGGCTGAGCTATGTCCAGTAAAGATTATACAAGTGATTCAAAAGTAA
- a CDS encoding M28 family peptidase yields the protein MIEGSSINVESINAPKSMVGIDFSDHLNYWNNNLPALMITNTSFYRNKNYHEPTDTPETLDYDKMAEVVKGVYWAIVNMK from the coding sequence ATGATTGAAGGTTCCTCCATAAATGTAGAATCCATAAATGCCCCCAAGTCAATGGTGGGAATTGATTTTTCTGATCATTTGAATTATTGGAATAATAATCTTCCTGCCTTAATGATTACCAATACTTCCTTTTATAGAAATAAGAACTATCATGAACCAACGGATACTCCTGAAACATTAGACTATGATAAAATGGCCGAAGTGGTAAAAGGTGTTTATTGGGCGATTGTGAATATGAAATGA